In Phyllostomus discolor isolate MPI-MPIP mPhyDis1 chromosome 2, mPhyDis1.pri.v3, whole genome shotgun sequence, the following are encoded in one genomic region:
- the RTL6 gene encoding retrotransposon Gag-like protein 6 codes for MVQPQTSKAETPASAASTNAQMDDVIDTLTSLRLTNSALRREASTLRAEKANLTNMLESVMAELTLLRTRARIPGALQITPPISAITSNGTRPMTTPPTSLPEPFSGDPGQLAGFLMQMDRFMIFQASRFPGEAERVAFLVSRLTGEAEKWAIPHMQPDSPLRNNYQGFLAELRRTYKSPLRHARRAQIRKTSASNRAVRERQTLCRQLAAAGAGPCPVHPASTGTGPAPALPARARNL; via the coding sequence ATGGTCCAACCCCAGACATCAAAAGCTGAAACCCCAGCCTCCGCAGCCTCTACCAATGCCCAAATGGATGATGTCATTGACACCTTGACCTCCCTGCGCCTCACCAACTCTGCGCTCAGGCGGGAGGCCTCGACGCTGAGGGCGGAGAAGGCCAACCTCACCAACATGCTGGAGAGCGTGATGGCAGAGCTGACCCTGTTACGCACCAGGGCTCGGATTCCGGGCGCGCTGCAGATCACCCCGCCCATCTCAGCCATTACCTCCAACGGGACCCGGCCAATGACCACGCCTCCGACCTCTCTGCCTGAGCCTTTTTCCGGGGACCCGGGCCAGCTAGCGGGGTTCTTGATGCAGATGGACAGGTTCATGATCTTCCAGGCCTCCCGCTTCCCTGGGGAGGCTGAGCGTGTGGCCTTCCTCGTGTCCCGGCTGACTGGGGAGGCAGAGAAGTGGGCGATCCCCCACATGCAACCTGACAGCCCCTTGCGAAACAACTACCAGGGGTTCCTGGCAGAGTTGCGGAGAACCTACAAGTCCCCGCTGCGGCACGCGCGTCGCGCCCAAATCAGGAAGACTTCCGCCTCCAATCGAGCTGTGCGGGAGCGGCAGACCCTGTGCCGCCAGCTGGCCGCCGCGGGCGCGGGCCCCTGTCCTGTGCACCCCGCCTCCACCGGGACTGGTCCCGCCCCGGCCCTGCCCGCCCGAGCACGGAACCTTTAA